One window from the genome of Cyclobacterium amurskyense encodes:
- a CDS encoding molybdopterin molybdotransferase MoeA: MISVAEAQNIILEHSTKGGTESIAFEICLNRMLAEGIYTDRDAPPFDRVAMDGIAIDSRQLLKQQSFFIEAIQAAGQEQKPLKNPENCIEVMTGAVLPYHTDCVIPYEKVTIQNGIAKLDSMAHKPFQNTHRKGIDAKKGDLLLPSGTWIQPGVKGILATTGNTQVKVVKLPKVMICSTGDELVPIESEPLPHQIRRSNVYMLQAALKELNVEAKTTHLPDDKAKLTSAIKQLLDEFDVLLFSGAVSKGKYDYLPVVFQELGLQIHIHGVKQKPGKPFLFGTKGTKCVFGFPGNPTSTLVCFHAYFKLWLNQYLGITLIPNYAYLTKDIVFKKPLTNHLLVKTSHDNGKTMANPIANSGSGDLVHLALANAFLSLPSEQDEFKKGELYPITYFHQNSF, from the coding sequence ATGATTAGCGTAGCAGAAGCCCAAAATATTATTTTAGAACACAGTACAAAAGGTGGAACAGAAAGCATAGCATTCGAAATCTGTTTGAATAGAATGCTGGCAGAGGGTATTTATACCGACAGGGATGCACCACCATTTGACCGTGTAGCTATGGATGGAATAGCCATTGATAGCCGGCAATTATTGAAGCAGCAAAGTTTTTTTATCGAAGCCATACAAGCTGCAGGACAGGAACAGAAACCACTCAAAAATCCAGAGAATTGTATTGAAGTCATGACTGGTGCTGTTTTGCCTTACCATACCGATTGTGTGATTCCTTATGAAAAGGTTACAATACAAAATGGAATTGCAAAATTGGACTCAATGGCTCATAAGCCCTTCCAAAACACCCATAGAAAAGGTATAGATGCTAAAAAAGGAGATTTATTGCTACCTTCAGGAACATGGATCCAACCGGGGGTCAAGGGAATCCTGGCCACTACAGGAAATACACAGGTAAAAGTGGTGAAATTGCCGAAAGTCATGATTTGTTCTACAGGAGATGAATTAGTTCCTATAGAAAGTGAACCCCTGCCCCACCAAATAAGAAGGTCCAATGTTTACATGCTTCAAGCAGCCTTGAAAGAGCTGAATGTAGAAGCAAAAACGACCCACCTACCAGATGACAAAGCAAAGCTTACATCGGCCATAAAACAACTACTTGACGAATTTGATGTATTGCTGTTTTCCGGAGCTGTCTCCAAGGGGAAATATGATTATCTACCAGTGGTTTTTCAGGAACTAGGCCTTCAAATCCACATTCATGGGGTAAAACAAAAACCCGGAAAACCTTTTTTATTTGGTACTAAAGGCACAAAATGTGTTTTTGGCTTTCCAGGAAATCCAACCTCTACCTTGGTTTGCTTTCATGCTTACTTTAAATTATGGCTCAATCAATATTTAGGGATTACCCTAATCCCTAATTATGCCTATTTAACCAAAGACATTGTTTTCAAAAAGCCTCTTACCAATCATTTATTGGTGAAAACCAGCCATGATAATGGTAAAACAATGGCCAATCCAATTGCAAACTCAGGCTCAGGAGACTTGGTTCACTT
- the moaA gene encoding GTP 3',8-cyclase MoaA, translating to MHIHNLRASKSQQQSMQQELIDKYGRKLDYLRLSVTDRCNFRCYYCMPEEGMNFVQREDLLTYEELDYLTKIFVNLGVKKIRITGGEPFVRKGIIDFIELLSNNKGLKEVTLTSNGSISKAQIRKLAKFGVNKINISLDSLDRKRFHEITRRDKFDEVMACIIELLDQNFIVKLNCVIDGKKNIEDIVPFIKLTEKHPLSVRFLEEMPFNGTDKFEVPEWNYKALYNYIEAQFPGIQKITDESNSTSVNYKVPGYMGSFGIIPAFSRTFCGTCNRIRLSATGELRTCLYGPPVSNLRDVLRSGAGEEALKTAILLAVAGKEKDGFEAEKQIPDGSKESMSFLGG from the coding sequence ATGCACATCCATAACCTAAGGGCCTCAAAATCCCAACAACAATCTATGCAGCAAGAGCTAATTGATAAATACGGCAGAAAACTAGATTATCTAAGGTTGTCAGTTACTGATCGCTGTAATTTTAGGTGCTATTATTGCATGCCTGAAGAGGGAATGAATTTCGTGCAGCGGGAAGATTTGCTAACTTATGAAGAGCTTGATTATCTCACAAAGATCTTCGTTAATCTTGGGGTTAAAAAAATTAGAATTACAGGTGGTGAACCCTTTGTAAGGAAAGGAATCATTGATTTTATTGAACTGCTTTCGAACAACAAAGGACTCAAAGAGGTAACCTTAACTAGCAATGGTTCAATTAGTAAAGCGCAGATCCGAAAACTGGCCAAATTTGGGGTAAATAAAATAAACATTTCTTTGGATTCCCTGGATAGAAAGCGGTTTCATGAAATTACAAGGCGAGACAAATTTGATGAAGTAATGGCCTGCATTATAGAATTATTGGACCAGAATTTCATTGTTAAGCTGAACTGTGTGATCGATGGAAAAAAGAACATCGAGGACATTGTACCTTTTATTAAACTGACGGAAAAACATCCATTGTCAGTTAGGTTTCTGGAAGAAATGCCTTTTAATGGAACCGATAAATTTGAAGTTCCTGAGTGGAACTACAAGGCCCTTTACAATTATATTGAAGCTCAATTTCCTGGAATACAAAAGATAACAGATGAATCAAATAGTACCTCTGTAAATTATAAGGTACCTGGTTACATGGGAAGTTTTGGCATCATCCCCGCCTTCAGTAGAACTTTTTGTGGCACTTGCAACCGTATAAGGCTATCCGCTACCGGAGAATTAAGAACTTGTTTATATGGACCACCTGTAAGCAACCTTAGGGATGTATTACGAAGTGGTGCTGGAGAAGAGGCACTTAAAACAGCCATTCTTTTGGCTGTGGCAGGTAAAGAAAAAGACGGTTTTGAAGCTGAAAAGCAAATTCCTGATGGCTCGAAAGAATCCATGTCATTTTTAGGAGGGTAA
- a CDS encoding molybdenum cofactor biosynthesis protein MoaE, with translation MIQVKLVDQIELNDIYSWLQHPEAGGMDLFIGSVRNHAQGKDVVKLEFEAYEPMAILEMNKLAEIATKQWPLKKIVIVHALGVKQIGDPVVVIGTSSAHRQDAFESCRFLIDELKKTVPIWKKEYFTDQTVWVNAHP, from the coding sequence ATGATACAAGTTAAACTGGTTGATCAGATTGAGCTAAATGATATTTACTCATGGCTTCAACACCCTGAGGCAGGCGGAATGGACCTATTTATAGGGAGTGTAAGAAACCATGCCCAAGGGAAAGATGTTGTAAAACTTGAATTTGAAGCTTATGAACCTATGGCAATTTTAGAGATGAACAAATTGGCGGAAATTGCAACAAAACAATGGCCCTTAAAAAAAATAGTAATCGTCCATGCCTTAGGAGTGAAACAAATAGGAGATCCGGTAGTAGTTATTGGTACTTCTTCTGCCCACAGGCAAGATGCATTTGAATCCTGTAGGTTTCTTATCGATGAGCTTAAGAAGACAGTTCCAATTTGGAAAAAAGAATATTTTACCGATCAAACGGTGTGGGTAAATGCACATCCATAA
- a CDS encoding MoaD/ThiS family protein yields the protein MITTKDMKIQLFGISKDIVGKRELDLPEDPSITTVLDLKKWLLSKYPKMGNLGSIGIAVDLEYAEDGLSLTNAKEIALIPPVSGG from the coding sequence ATGATTACAACCAAAGACATGAAAATTCAATTATTCGGAATTTCTAAGGATATTGTTGGAAAGAGAGAGCTGGATTTACCAGAAGATCCCTCCATCACTACGGTTTTGGATCTAAAAAAATGGCTCTTAAGTAAATACCCCAAGATGGGCAATCTAGGAAGTATCGGTATTGCTGTTGACCTTGAATACGCAGAGGACGGTTTATCCTTGACCAATGCAAAAGAAATTGCTTTAATCCCACCAGTAAGTGGAGGATGA
- a CDS encoding RNA polymerase sigma factor translates to MDKKLSVPKLVGLLQNGDQKAYDDLYKLFTPKILNTCKKMYLNQQDAEEVVQEVFLKVWIKRADLDNTLSFNAYLLAIMRSLIFKRSRKQALDIAYQKYNIQFLQKVDNSTEESILYEEIKSFSTKAIASLPKGQQEVFSLKFSEQLTADEIAEKLQISKRTVENQLYKATKKLKKQLISNELIPYELLFMLIIY, encoded by the coding sequence ATGGATAAAAAACTATCCGTTCCAAAGCTTGTAGGCTTGTTGCAGAACGGAGATCAAAAAGCCTACGATGATCTATATAAGCTATTCACTCCAAAAATTTTAAATACATGTAAAAAAATGTATCTAAACCAGCAGGATGCCGAAGAGGTCGTTCAAGAGGTGTTTTTAAAAGTTTGGATAAAAAGGGCTGATTTAGACAATACCTTGTCATTTAACGCCTACCTATTGGCAATCATGCGTTCGCTGATATTCAAACGATCCAGGAAACAGGCCCTGGATATTGCCTACCAAAAATACAATATTCAATTTCTCCAAAAAGTGGACAATAGTACAGAGGAATCGATCCTTTATGAGGAGATTAAGTCCTTTTCAACCAAGGCCATTGCTTCACTTCCCAAAGGCCAACAAGAGGTGTTTTCACTAAAATTCTCAGAACAGCTCACAGCAGATGAAATTGCTGAGAAACTTCAAATATCCAAAAGAACAGTCGAAAATCAATTGTATAAGGCAACTAAAAAACTTAAAAAACAATTAATTTCAAATGAATTGATCCCTTATGAACTTCTGTTCATGTTGATAATTTATTAA
- a CDS encoding FecR family protein gives MDNFTRKWQKFHEGSLSKKEAVEFLHFLESDLGKAKFESLLTKIWTDQGRINPQESSPLSNPSSSLNNKKDNFFKKFTSYDISRIGTLFKYAACLLAFFLLLKNIYLLPNFSINTTNEGSETVWVTKSNPKGVKSRILLPDGTRVYLNAESQIKYSNNFIKNRFVILDGEAFFDVIEDKNHPFIVEASHIKTTVLGTSFNVNSHYPESVEIGLATGALKVTNSATGKELLLAPGEASRVVDDNSKMEKYKVDPEQIAQWRKGVLFINNEKFDRVIKKLENWYGVHITVIGDRPTGTCSGTFEKNTYLSNVLNVLAHALNFSYEIDKKQVTINTNNDR, from the coding sequence ATGGATAACTTTACCAGAAAGTGGCAGAAATTTCATGAAGGCAGTCTTTCTAAGAAAGAAGCTGTTGAGTTTTTACATTTTCTAGAAAGTGATTTGGGTAAAGCAAAATTTGAAAGCCTCTTAACGAAAATTTGGACGGATCAAGGAAGAATTAATCCTCAAGAATCAAGTCCCCTTTCCAATCCTTCTTCCAGCTTAAATAATAAAAAGGATAATTTTTTCAAAAAATTCACTTCCTATGATATTTCAAGGATCGGCACCCTCTTTAAATATGCAGCCTGTTTGTTGGCTTTTTTCTTATTGCTGAAAAACATTTACCTCTTACCAAACTTCTCAATTAATACTACCAATGAAGGGTCTGAAACGGTATGGGTTACAAAATCAAACCCTAAAGGAGTAAAATCCAGGATACTTTTACCCGATGGTACAAGGGTTTATTTAAATGCAGAAAGTCAAATTAAGTATTCCAATAACTTCATCAAAAACAGGTTTGTAATCCTAGATGGGGAAGCATTTTTCGATGTTATTGAAGATAAAAATCATCCCTTTATTGTCGAGGCATCCCATATCAAGACAACGGTTTTAGGTACCTCTTTTAATGTCAATTCACATTATCCGGAATCGGTTGAAATTGGCCTTGCTACTGGCGCTTTAAAAGTAACCAATTCGGCTACAGGAAAAGAGCTCTTATTGGCCCCAGGGGAAGCAAGTAGAGTTGTTGATGACAACAGCAAGATGGAAAAGTACAAAGTTGATCCAGAACAAATTGCTCAATGGAGAAAAGGGGTCCTTTTCATAAATAATGAAAAATTTGACAGGGTTATAAAAAAATTAGAGAACTGGTATGGGGTTCATATCACTGTCATTGGTGACAGACCTACAGGTACTTGCAGTGGAACCTTCGAAAAAAACACCTACCTGAGTAATGTTTTAAACGTACTGGCACATGCCTTAAATTTTAGCTATGAAATAGATAAGAAACAAGTAACAATTAACACAAATAATGATAGATGA
- a CDS encoding SusC/RagA family TonB-linked outer membrane protein: MKQVLFKKFNALKFRFLIIGLLSIITMLPALSANTAKSIEDVKIKLDFREGNLKDLLGNIESKTDYRFFYTDKAIVDKDVLTLGRNKGTVADILKDLARLKNLHFKQVNNNISVKFLEDKAKNKDVEIVINEADINVKGKVTDNNGEPIPGVAIAVVGTTIGTITNIDGEFSLTAPEDGQLMVSYIGFSSQRIQINSRSIINVTLEESISGLEEVVVTALGIKREAKSLGYATSTVESDEMTINRTPNFINSLQGKVPGVNITSMGSGPQGSSKIRIRGVSSFGGNNSPLIVVNGVPIDNTNFGVSGDVSEVGSNRKSDSGDGLSSINPDDITSMSVLKGAAASALYGARAKDGVIMITTRNRASGSGIQIELNTNYTNDTPLDFTDYQYEYGQGEGGIRPNSPRPVSGVWSFGEKIEPGMTQILFDGVEVPYTAQPNKIRDYYRNGSTLSNTITLSSGGENGGFSLSVSNMDSKAILPGSNYNRKTINLGFTQNIKKLTVSGNINYSKEDRINPPNIAEQDFSPVVIYTLASSMPLSLLEQYAFDENGDEFPYSRFTNRTNPYFALSRFENNIRDRVYGNVTAKYDITDWLYVQGRFGQDFYSRDSEYNLPTGSQRQSSPPPGFVNGQYVQDIRRFREVNTDFLIGMNKTFGDFGLMVNLGGNQMYRRLDVNTLLGENFYTRDLYTIGNASKITTNYSISERQVNSLYASSELSWKGFLYLNGTVRNDWFSTLSPANRSIVYPSVTGSFVFSQAFENLPNWISFGKVRLAYAEVGSDTDVQPYANNLFYNINQQQFPNSNGVAQPVGSISGSVVPNSNLRPMRVTEKEIGLELTLFDNLRFEMSYYDKLSSDQILQAQISDGSGYLNQLINVGESENKGLEMYAAISPIKTSDFEWNFGANASYNKSKVLSLGDDVEGTFITVGLAEFHGELRQEVGKPMAQLYGWGYLRDDQGRQIFDPNSGRPLRSNEQLNFGSAIPVWVGGFTNSFNYKKLSFSFLIDFKLGHKLISGTHTNAYRHGLDKATLVGRDVGYVVGDGVNPNGEVNTAQAPVQTFYETIRSGRMSEQSVFNAGSWQLRQLTLGYDLSSLIPQNNFVKGLKFNVVSNNVAVIKKWVPHIHPDQNGIISDNSAGLEATGLPITRSIGFNLNVKF; encoded by the coding sequence ATGAAACAAGTTTTATTTAAAAAGTTTAATGCCCTAAAATTTAGATTTCTAATAATAGGGTTGTTAAGCATAATCACAATGCTTCCTGCATTGTCTGCCAATACTGCCAAGAGTATTGAAGATGTAAAGATCAAATTGGACTTCCGTGAAGGGAATTTAAAGGATCTCTTAGGTAATATAGAGAGTAAAACCGACTATAGGTTTTTTTACACCGATAAAGCAATTGTAGACAAGGATGTGCTTACCCTTGGTCGTAACAAAGGTACTGTTGCTGATATCTTAAAAGACCTCGCCCGGTTAAAAAACCTACATTTCAAGCAGGTAAATAACAATATCAGTGTTAAATTTTTGGAAGATAAAGCAAAGAACAAAGATGTTGAGATTGTTATCAATGAGGCCGATATTAATGTCAAAGGAAAGGTTACAGACAATAATGGAGAACCTATTCCAGGAGTAGCCATTGCTGTCGTTGGAACTACTATTGGTACAATAACCAATATTGATGGTGAGTTTTCTTTAACGGCACCTGAGGATGGGCAGTTGATGGTTTCTTATATTGGTTTTAGTAGCCAAAGAATCCAAATCAATTCCAGGTCGATTATTAATGTCACCTTAGAAGAGTCAATTTCTGGACTTGAAGAAGTGGTAGTAACTGCTTTGGGTATAAAAAGAGAAGCTAAAAGCTTAGGTTATGCCACATCTACAGTAGAGTCCGATGAAATGACGATTAACAGAACGCCTAATTTCATCAATTCACTTCAAGGGAAAGTACCAGGAGTAAACATTACCTCTATGGGTTCTGGACCACAGGGTAGTAGTAAAATCAGGATCAGGGGTGTCTCTTCCTTTGGAGGAAATAACTCTCCTTTGATTGTGGTGAATGGGGTTCCCATTGACAATACCAATTTTGGAGTAAGTGGGGATGTTTCAGAAGTAGGAAGCAATAGAAAATCAGATAGTGGTGATGGTTTAAGTAGTATTAATCCTGATGACATTACTTCAATGTCTGTTTTGAAAGGAGCCGCAGCTTCTGCTTTGTACGGTGCCAGGGCTAAAGATGGGGTAATTATGATTACTACCAGAAATAGGGCATCGGGATCAGGAATTCAAATAGAGCTTAACACCAATTATACAAATGATACACCACTGGATTTTACAGATTATCAGTATGAGTATGGACAAGGTGAAGGTGGCATAAGACCTAACTCTCCACGACCGGTTTCAGGGGTTTGGAGTTTTGGGGAAAAGATAGAGCCAGGAATGACCCAAATACTATTTGATGGTGTAGAAGTTCCTTACACGGCTCAGCCTAATAAAATTAGAGATTATTACAGAAATGGCTCTACACTTTCCAATACCATTACCCTTTCTTCAGGTGGTGAAAATGGTGGTTTTAGCCTTTCAGTTTCTAATATGGACAGTAAGGCCATCTTGCCTGGCTCCAATTACAATAGGAAAACCATAAACCTAGGCTTTACTCAAAACATAAAAAAATTAACTGTCTCTGGAAATATCAACTATTCTAAAGAGGATAGAATAAACCCACCCAATATAGCAGAGCAGGATTTTAGCCCAGTGGTCATCTACACCTTAGCGAGTTCCATGCCATTGTCATTATTAGAGCAATATGCCTTTGATGAAAACGGTGATGAATTTCCCTATTCCAGATTTACTAACAGAACCAATCCTTATTTTGCACTTTCAAGGTTTGAAAACAACATTAGGGATAGGGTTTATGGTAATGTAACGGCCAAATATGACATTACAGATTGGTTGTATGTTCAAGGAAGATTTGGACAGGATTTCTATTCCAGAGATTCAGAATACAACCTACCTACAGGATCGCAAAGACAATCCTCCCCACCTCCAGGATTTGTAAACGGTCAATATGTACAAGATATAAGAAGATTTAGAGAAGTTAATACCGATTTCCTTATAGGAATGAACAAGACATTTGGAGACTTTGGCTTGATGGTTAATCTTGGAGGAAACCAGATGTACAGAAGGCTGGATGTAAATACCCTTTTGGGCGAGAATTTTTACACCCGTGATCTTTATACAATAGGGAATGCAAGTAAAATCACCACAAATTATAGTATTTCTGAAAGACAGGTTAATTCCTTGTATGCGAGTTCTGAATTGTCATGGAAAGGTTTCCTTTATTTGAATGGAACGGTTAGAAATGACTGGTTTTCTACCCTTTCTCCAGCCAATAGAAGTATCGTCTACCCATCTGTTACAGGAAGTTTTGTCTTCTCACAGGCTTTTGAAAACCTGCCAAATTGGATTTCTTTCGGAAAGGTTAGATTGGCCTATGCTGAAGTAGGTAGTGATACAGATGTTCAGCCTTATGCCAATAACCTATTCTACAATATCAATCAACAACAATTCCCCAATTCCAATGGCGTTGCGCAACCGGTAGGTTCTATAAGTGGCTCCGTAGTTCCAAATTCCAATTTGAGGCCAATGAGGGTTACTGAAAAAGAAATAGGTTTGGAATTGACACTATTTGATAACCTTCGTTTTGAAATGTCCTATTATGACAAGTTGTCTTCAGACCAAATTCTTCAAGCACAGATATCTGATGGATCAGGCTATCTTAATCAATTGATTAATGTAGGAGAAAGTGAGAACAAAGGTTTGGAAATGTATGCGGCTATATCTCCGATAAAAACTTCAGATTTTGAATGGAATTTTGGAGCCAATGCTTCTTATAATAAATCTAAAGTACTAAGTCTAGGTGATGATGTAGAAGGAACTTTTATCACTGTAGGTTTAGCAGAATTTCATGGAGAATTAAGACAGGAAGTTGGCAAGCCTATGGCCCAATTGTATGGGTGGGGATACCTTAGAGATGATCAGGGCAGACAAATCTTTGATCCGAACAGTGGACGTCCATTAAGATCTAATGAACAATTGAATTTTGGTTCAGCCATTCCTGTATGGGTTGGAGGATTTACCAATAGCTTCAATTATAAAAAACTTAGCTTTTCCTTCTTGATAGACTTTAAATTGGGACATAAATTGATCTCAGGAACCCATACAAATGCTTATAGGCATGGATTGGATAAAGCCACACTAGTTGGAAGGGATGTGGGATACGTAGTAGGTGATGGTGTAAATCCTAATGGAGAGGTTAATACAGCTCAAGCTCCTGTACAGACCTTTTATGAGACCATTCGTTCTGGAAGAATGTCTGAGCAATCTGTTTTTAATGCAGGTTCTTGGCAGCTTCGCCAGTTAACTCTGGGCTATGACTTAAGTAGCTTGATTCCTCAAAATAACTTTGTTAAAGGATTGAAATTTAATGTTGTTTCTAACAATGTAGCTGTGATAAAAAAGTGGGTGCCGCATATTCATCCTGACCAAAACGGTATTATCTCAGATAATAGTGCTGGTTTGGAAGCTACCGGATTACCTATTACAAGAAGTATTGGGTTCAATCTAAATGTGAAGTTTTAA
- a CDS encoding SusD/RagB family nutrient-binding outer membrane lipoprotein, which produces MKKSKKSYIYPFILLFILFSCDSGFDEMNTNPVRLTSIDPAFQLNQAIISSSPGYNNLTYEVTIVRQMITPFQGVGTGGNLNQDNRAATEGNWNTGYRTVLKNLIDGLARLESMPERTNLKHILQIWKAHTFMTLTDTYGDIPYSEAGKGYIDGLVFPKYDSQESIYAGILSDLEGAVQGLDASKDAIGQEVMYSGNVEQWKRLGNSLMLRAGMRLSKVDPTSAASYASKAVSGGLMQSNDDNAVVRHNADYRNGVGTNLNGGQAPFYYLDQEFVDFLKDNNDPRLTSIGVRYIGALSGNDQVEENANRDFDAQVGMPQGYDNTTIIPVVEDAGLASLFDYTQLDRSRMGNPEAPNFLVTYSQTLLLWAEAAFRGWAPGDAEQLYHDGIRAHMEQMALWGNNMAISSSEIDAYIAAHPLEAGKELELINTQYWMSSYLIGHEAWANFRRSGYPDVDPNPYPGSDLKEEDFIRRLTYPDSELTVNKENVDLATSRMGPDILDTRVWWDVKQ; this is translated from the coding sequence ATGAAAAAGTCAAAAAAATCATACATCTATCCCTTTATTTTACTGTTCATTTTATTCTCCTGCGATTCGGGCTTTGATGAGATGAACACTAACCCTGTTCGGCTTACTTCGATAGACCCCGCGTTTCAATTGAATCAGGCCATAATCTCTAGTTCTCCTGGCTACAATAACTTGACTTATGAAGTAACTATTGTCAGACAAATGATTACTCCCTTTCAAGGGGTAGGAACTGGAGGCAATTTAAATCAAGACAATAGAGCAGCCACAGAAGGAAACTGGAACACGGGTTATCGTACCGTATTGAAAAACCTAATCGATGGTTTGGCCAGGCTGGAATCCATGCCAGAAAGAACTAATCTTAAACATATTCTTCAAATTTGGAAAGCACATACTTTCATGACCTTAACCGATACCTATGGAGACATTCCTTATTCAGAAGCTGGTAAAGGATACATTGATGGTTTGGTTTTTCCAAAGTATGATTCTCAAGAAAGTATCTATGCTGGAATATTAAGTGACCTAGAAGGCGCAGTGCAAGGCCTTGATGCATCTAAGGATGCAATAGGGCAGGAAGTAATGTACAGTGGAAATGTGGAACAGTGGAAGAGGTTAGGGAATTCTTTAATGCTTCGTGCTGGTATGCGACTTTCTAAAGTCGATCCTACTTCCGCTGCTTCTTATGCCAGCAAAGCAGTTTCAGGTGGTTTGATGCAGTCAAACGATGACAATGCCGTTGTCCGACACAATGCAGATTATAGAAATGGTGTAGGTACAAACCTTAATGGAGGACAAGCACCTTTTTACTATCTGGATCAAGAATTTGTTGATTTCCTTAAAGACAACAACGACCCCAGATTGACTTCTATCGGGGTAAGGTATATTGGTGCGCTTAGCGGTAATGACCAAGTTGAAGAAAATGCCAATAGGGATTTTGATGCCCAGGTCGGAATGCCTCAGGGCTATGACAATACCACCATTATTCCTGTAGTAGAGGATGCAGGTTTGGCGAGCTTGTTTGATTATACACAATTGGATAGAAGTAGGATGGGAAATCCTGAAGCACCAAATTTTCTAGTAACCTATTCTCAAACATTGCTTTTATGGGCAGAAGCTGCTTTTCGTGGCTGGGCCCCTGGGGATGCCGAACAATTGTACCATGACGGTATAAGAGCACATATGGAGCAAATGGCATTGTGGGGCAATAATATGGCTATTTCTTCTAGTGAAATCGATGCTTACATAGCTGCCCATCCATTGGAAGCTGGTAAAGAACTTGAGCTCATTAATACTCAGTATTGGATGTCCTCTTATCTAATTGGCCATGAAGCATGGGCAAACTTTAGAAGATCAGGTTATCCTGACGTAGATCCTAATCCTTACCCAGGTAGTGACCTTAAAGAGGAAGACTTTATCAGAAGACTAACCTATCCTGATTCCGAGTTAACTGTCAATAAAGAAAACGTAGATCTTGCCACCAGTAGAATGGGGCCGGATATTCTTGATACAAGAGTTTGGTGGGATGTGAAACAATAA
- a CDS encoding HpcH/HpaI aldolase family protein encodes MKKIKKRIKAGETLAGCWLNLGSSVTAEIVGLSGYDWVLIDLEHGAGEQTDLLHQLQALEHTPAASLVRVESYQKERIHRVLDLGANGVMVPRIKSATEAKSAIAGIHYPPLGVRGVAKMVRATGFGKNFDAYKEGTLDNLLGVIQIETVEALDELDEIASLPGVDVLFIGPADLTMALGIDGDLSHPLFIDAVDKIIAAAKNAGKAVGILIFDPNDFAKYNEMGIQLIACGADATFVANGARALASQLNSAKIKKE; translated from the coding sequence ATGAAAAAAATCAAAAAACGAATTAAGGCGGGTGAAACTTTGGCCGGGTGCTGGCTCAATCTTGGTAGTTCTGTAACGGCCGAAATTGTTGGCTTATCAGGTTACGACTGGGTTCTGATTGACCTAGAACATGGAGCTGGAGAACAAACAGATCTCTTACACCAACTTCAGGCTTTGGAACATACACCGGCGGCTTCCTTGGTCCGTGTTGAAAGCTATCAAAAGGAAAGAATCCATCGCGTTCTAGATTTGGGAGCCAATGGAGTAATGGTGCCCCGCATTAAATCGGCCACAGAGGCCAAATCAGCCATTGCTGGTATACATTATCCACCTCTAGGAGTGAGGGGAGTAGCCAAAATGGTCAGGGCCACTGGTTTTGGGAAAAATTTTGATGCCTATAAAGAAGGGACCCTGGATAACTTGCTAGGAGTAATTCAAATCGAAACGGTGGAAGCACTTGATGAATTGGATGAAATTGCTTCATTACCTGGAGTTGATGTACTATTTATTGGCCCAGCAGATCTTACAATGGCTTTAGGTATTGATGGAGATTTATCTCATCCCTTATTTATTGATGCCGTAGATAAAATCATAGCAGCAGCAAAAAATGCAGGTAAGGCAGTTGGTATATTAATTTTTGATCCCAATGATTTTGCAAAATACAATGAAATGGGGATACAGCTTATTGCCTGTGGTGCTGATGCCACTTTTGTTGCCAATGGTGCAAGGGCGCTTGCCAGTCAGTTGAATTCGGCTAAGATAAAAAAGGAATAA